CAACCGCTACGGCGACGAGCGGCAGACCGAGATCATCGCCTACGACGGCGACATGTCGATCGAGGACCTCATCGCCGAGGAAGAGATCGTCGTCACCATCACCCGGGGCGGCTACGCCAAGCGCACCCGTACCGACCTGTACCGGGCGCAGAAGCGCGGCGGCAAGGGCGTCCGCGGTGCTCAGCTGCGCCAGGACGACATCGTCGACCACTTCTTCGTCACCACGACGCACCACTGGCTGCTGTTCTTCACGAACAAGGGGCGGGTGTACCGCGTCAAGGCGTACGAGCTGCCCGACGCGGGTCGCGACGCCCGGGGCATGCATCTTGCGAACCTTCTTGCCATGCAGCCCGACGAAACAGTCATGGAGGTTCTCGACCTACGCGACTACAACGTCGCACCCTATCTCGTTCTGGCCACCCGTAGCGGGCTCGTCAAGAAGACCCGCCTGTCCGAGTACGACTCCCCCAGGTCCGGAGGTTTGATCGCGATCAACCTCCGGGAGGACGACGAGGTCATCGGAGCCCGCCTGGTCTCCGAGGAAGACGACCTGCTGCTCGTCTCGAAGGGCGCGCAGTCGATCCGCTTCACCGCCTCTGACGAGGCACTACGTCCCATGGGACGGGCGACGAGCGGTGTCATCGGCATGAGGTTCCTCGAAGGTGACGAACTTCTCGCCATGAATCGGATCGCAGACGGCCAAGATGTGCTTATCGCCACGAAGGCTGGGTACGCAAAACGGACGCCAGTGGAGCAGTATCCAGTTCAAGGACGTGGCGGTAGAGGCGTGCTGACTGCGAAGATCGTATCTTCCCGTGGCAAGCTGGTCGGAGCCGTCATGGTCAACCCAGAGGACGAGGTTTTCGCGATCACGTCCGCCGGCGGGGTGATCCGGACGAGTGCCGGCGAGATCAAGCAGTCCGGCCGCCAGACCATGGGAGTTCGATTGATGAATCTCGCTGAAGGCGACAGCGTGGTGGCCCTCGCCCGGAACGCCGAGTCGATGGAGACTTCGGTGGAGAGTGATGAAGACGGGGGAGGAGAGTAGTTCATGAGCGCCCAGGGTGGTCCAGCCAGGACCAAGGCGGCTTCGGGTAACGGACAGCAGCCGAAGAAGCCCGCAGAGACCGAGATGTTCGACGCGGTCGAAGACGGCCAGGACACCTCGCCCGCGCAGGGCAGGTCCATGCCGTCCAAGGAGGACAACAAGCCTTCGCCGCAGCCGGGCCCGCCCGGCCCTCCGGGCCCCCACGGCCCATCCGGGCCGCAGGGCCCGCCTGTCCCGCCGCAGGGAGCGCAGCAGCAGTCGGAGGGCAACGAGACGGTACGCCTGCGCCCGTCGCTGGCCAGCGAGGCCCCGCCGGCCCTTGAGCTGCCCAAGAAGAAGGGCTCCGGCTCGTCCGGAAGCCGCCTGCCCCGCAAGGCCCACCTGGTCCTGCGTCGCGTCGAGCCGTGGTCGGCCATGAAGTTCAGCTTCGTGGTCTCCCTGGTCTGCTTCGTGGTGCTGTTCGTGGCCGTGGCCGTCCTGTACGGCGTGCTGTCGGCCCTGGGTGTCTTCGACTCGATCGTCGACCTGGTCAACCAGCTCGGCCAGGGCGAGCAGGGGCAGAGCTCCATCCCGATCGACATCGCCTCCTGGTTCGAGCCCGTGCGGATCCTCGGCTACACGGCGCTGATCGGGGCGGTGAACGTCGTACTGATCACGGCTCTGTCCACGTTGGGGGCGGTCATCTACAACATCGCCTCCGACCTGGTGGGGGGCGTCGAGGTGACCTTCAGCGAGGCTGAGTAAGCGGTGTTGCTCGCGCCGGCCGGTGGGTACGGGCGGCGCGAGCAGCCTGCTGGAGGCGGTAAGCTTTTCCTCGTTCCGAACAACCGGTTCGCCTCTGTGAAGCGGATGCGATAACGTTCGGGGTGCGAGCGGGGCTATAGCTCAGTCGGTTAGAGCGCTTCCCTGATAAGGAAGAGGTCCCAGGTTCAAGTCCTGGTAGCCCCACCCAGTCTGACCAGCACAAGGGTTGCTCTTCGATCTTCGGAGAGCAACCTTTTCTGTGTTTGAGTGTCTATCTGCGTGACTAGCGTTCCGGATCATGTAGGGCACCCACCCTCTTGCGGTGCCGGTTCAGGAGTTTCCATGGCAGAGATCAATTGGCACGCCGTCAACAACGGCTTAGAGTTCCTTACGAGCGCAGTAAGCCTCCTCAACGATGGGGAGGTGAAGTACGCCGCCGTTCACCTGAGCGCTAGCATCGAGATCTTGCTCAAGGTCAGGCTCGCGCGAGAGCACTGGGCGTTGGTCGTGGCAGACCCTAGGGAAGCCCAGCGCACGACGTATGACACCGGAGACTTCAAGAGCGCGACGATCGATCAGGTGGTGGAGCGCCTGGTGAAGATCGCAAACGT
The nucleotide sequence above comes from Nonomuraea gerenzanensis. Encoded proteins:
- a CDS encoding DUF3566 domain-containing protein is translated as MSAQGGPARTKAASGNGQQPKKPAETEMFDAVEDGQDTSPAQGRSMPSKEDNKPSPQPGPPGPPGPHGPSGPQGPPVPPQGAQQQSEGNETVRLRPSLASEAPPALELPKKKGSGSSGSRLPRKAHLVLRRVEPWSAMKFSFVVSLVCFVVLFVAVAVLYGVLSALGVFDSIVDLVNQLGQGEQGQSSIPIDIASWFEPVRILGYTALIGAVNVVLITALSTLGAVIYNIASDLVGGVEVTFSEAE